The Chanos chanos chromosome 9, fChaCha1.1, whole genome shotgun sequence genome includes the window GACATGCCAGATAAATGCAGTACTGAACAAAGAATCTGACTTTCCACGGTTGTTGCCGCTCCAAAGCATCAGGCATTGGAACAACCACTGTCTCTGCCAGGGGCCTGGTCTGGAGCCACACGCACTGTCCTGGGTGTACAGCTCTTGGAACTGTCACTGTGGGAACTTTGGATGGGCTGCTGTCCCAGCTGCATGTGTCCTGCTGAAGACAAGCTCTTTTTGGATGTCATCCTTCATGGGTGTGGGGATGGGTGGGTGATAATGGAGGCGGAAGGAAGAGACAttgattattatcattattgagcacatttttttgctttgatttagGTTCATTACCTTATTGATGACAAAGTAATTCATAACAAAAGCACATCTGTTTTAAAGTGAATGGGACAAAAGCAGTGGAtgcttaaaaaaagataaaagtgTTGGCTACTAAAACGATTGCTCTAATGTAGATGATGGTAATGGAAAGGGTGAGACCCTCTTTTCACTATGTGTAATGGGTCCCCCGATGATTCTTGAAATAACATGAGATCATGTACTTATTTGATGTGCGTTATTTATGCATCATACTAAATATCTTACAGACATTTTAGGTCGACATTATTCAGATGCTGTGTAAAAGGTACAGTTTGGTGTCCATCTGACTGTAATCATAAAGTGGAGAACTATGCATAACTTCATAATTAACAATGCCTACATTTATCAAAGTTTTTAAGCATCATCTgcttctctcattccctctatTACACTCACAACAAACTGGTTGAAACATGTAACGTAATTGACAGGAGTGTTTGGCAAGGAAAAGCTATGTTTCTAAGGAAGTCTGAAAGCTGTACTATAAATACCAGGCCTGTGTCACATCTAGGAGAAGTCTAAGACTGACTCAATGCAAAACAGTGAAGGTGAAAAAACACAATGAGATGATGACTCAACTGTGAAACTTAATACATAATGACCTTGCAGTTTCCTTGCGAATGACTTTGAAATGGTAGACAGGCCTGAAATTCTTTACCAAAGCCAGCGCTACCTGAAAAGGTGCAAGCCTGCAGCCAGTAACATAATTCCATTGTTTCTGCTGCAGGGTATGAGAGTAGAGTTTATTGACATAATGTCTCAGTCAAACCAGGTTTAGGTGtttcagacaacacagaaacCTGACTTCTGTTTCAACTAATCATATTTTGTATAAACTGAGAGATGGAAAGTCAGCTGAATACTTctttattaatgttttaattcagtgtGGACAAAGAGCATTATggcataaatgaatgaaaaatcatCTAGTGTTGTGGTCCCCAAAACACCGGCCTGCGGGCCACAGCACATTTGCTACTGGGCCGCACGGGAAcaataaataatttgtttttatttttttaagtcataGCCTAACAATGCTGACCTCCTGACCTTCTGGATTAAAATCAAGGCTGACCATCCTGAGATAGCCACAAAAGCACTGAAGATGTTGCTTCCATTTCCTACATCCTATCTCTGTGCAGCCTGGTTTTCCGCAATGAGggcaacaaaaacaatattacGGAGTAGGCTGGACATAAGGAACACACTTCAGGTGTCACTGTCTCCCATCACCCCTTGATGGATCGTCCTGTTGCCAGGAACATGGTGAgttgcaatgtttttgttagaAGGTCATTTGAGAAAAACATGcactttatatttttataatatcATCACGTTTGGGGACTGCTGATCTAGTGTATCCGTGCTGAGAAAAAATGGAACACAACATGGATAATttaataagaatgaaaaaactTCATATGACATTCACACGTGGGTGTTCAGTGTtcaacagtcaacagtcaacactcaacactcttTGTGATAAGCCAGGCTTAcctgccctctgattggctgctgatCTTGCTAGAGCTGCCACCTGCTTTACTCCATCTCTCATTCAGATCCCGGGATCCCCGGCTAGATCCCACCCGCTCAAGCTGCTCCCTTCTAGACACTTCGGAGGAGCTGTGTGCTTGACTCTGGGCGTAGTGATTAGCAGAcaggttgtcatggttactTGGAGTAGAGGCGGCCGCTCCAGTGCTGGTGCCCATCGACTTGGAGACAACTTTGAGCTTGTGGGAGCCTGGCTTGTAGTGCTTTTTCTTGCTCTGAATGTTGCTGTTGTGCTTGAGGAAGAACTCGCACGATTCCTGGAGCACTCGGCGACTCTCACTGATGGGGCTagtcacaaaacaaagagaaccaGAATCAATTCACTTCCAAGACCTTCCATTACATTCCATTAACTGTCATTTTCACGTCTGTTTGATGatagaaaaacattttataaattGTGATGACAACCAAGTTAACAGACAAAATGCTATAACATAGGACAATCATTTTGTGTAAAACCACTGTATTTTTTATGATTAGTGGACCCATTTCAATATTTGAAATCAAGTGTCTAAAAGTAATCCCAATAGATGAAAGTGAATATCGAAGCAGAAATGTCTCCTTACTCTTTTTGTCGAGTTCTGTCAAAGAAAAATGCCCACTCTGAACATGTTTTCTTGCTGCTGACCCAGAAAACGGCAGATAAACCAGCTATCAGCGTCATCAAGTATTTTATTAGGAACAGTGAGAGATCAGGCCGATCAAAATCTGTTCTCTGGAAAgaagacaacacagaaaaatcGTTTCAGAGTCAGCTTTCAACTGGAAGATAATCAGACAACACAATACCttacaaaatacatttcttgTCAACATGGCTGGAGGCATTTGCTCTGCATTGTATACCAATCACTAGCTAAAAAGCTACTTTTAAAATGCACCAAGAGTCATAAAGCCCTTTTAATCCATTTTCTGCTGGATTTCAGGACCATAACACTGAAGgaaattgttgttttattttaaataacataaaaaatggataaataaaaaaaaactattcaatTTAAGAGATCTAGCACTACTGGTCTTAACAAGCCAATGGTGGACACTTCTTACAGTGGACATTACCGTAAAGCTTACAGTGGACATTGCCataaagcagctttacagatgCCTGGGTATGTGAGAGGACTCCAAGTTAGAATGACTGACTCTGAGGCAAGAGAATCAAAGAACATCTTTCAATTTTTGTAtctaaaaataagaaaaatctTCAGAAGTAACGAGGAATCAAGAAAGGTATACCCGCCCTATCACTTGCTAGCACCTGGCTAGTGAGTATTATAGCCCTCTTTTAGAGAACACATAGGCGTAAAAGCTAAGAGAGTCTGAGACCTGCCTTGCATCATGGGATTTTAATTGTGCATGTATGAAGTAAGTGAGGGTTAAGACAAAATTCACCCAGTGGGAATACGGAAGACTGAATCAAGGTAAGACTGAGTAGGACAGCATCATCATTGTTTTGGTAAATGCCTTGATTAGCATGTCCTTCATCACTGAAACATTTGTGAAGTTGTGGGCAGGTGTCCCAGACGTGCAagacaggatgagagaaaaaaaattagattaGCATAGCAGAAGGAGAAAGCAGAAAAATCACCAGTGACAGGTGGGAAAAATTGGCTTAAATACAGTGACACTGTGACACTGTTTCATGAATGAGGCTAGCCATACGAGAAGGTCTTGGCCAGGCCATGTGTCGTGACCCTCTGAGGAAGTCACTCCAGTGGAGGTGACAATTCGACCAATATCTACTAAGTTTTGGTTTCTGCACCACTGGTTAAAACAAAGAAGATAATTATTTTTCACACAGTAACATTGCAAAAGccaaaaaagcatttaaaatagaaaaagttCAAATGTAAATACAAACAATAACTACAAATAACTAAAAGCATCAGAAATTGAGACGATCCACCCACACAGTACCAAAATGTTCAGATATTATTGCCAAAAATAAGTAAAATGCTAAAATGCATTTGCATGGTTAAAGAGCTGTAAGGAAACAGCAAAAGCCAAGAAAATGTTGTGTATGGACACAAAGGAAGAATGTCACATCTTCCATCAGGAAGGACTACACATATTCTCTACTAAATTTAAACTTATCAATACTATGCACATGATTCCCATTTATTTTACCTTGTACAAACAGGGGATACTATATTCCTCACATCGGTCATTAATCCAGGTGTTCTCCCAGGTTACTCGATGGCTTTGCTCGTAAAGGTGACACCCCAGCAGCGTGAGCAGTGGCAGCAAATACAGGCCACTGAAGATCCCAATGCGGATCATGAATTTCTTCAGCTTCTCTTGGTTGCGTTCATCGTGCTGTATAACCTGTCTCACGTGGTTGAGTGACACAATACCAGCCAATAACAGTGAGAGTCCGACAACCACGCCCACGCCTAGAGGAGCCAGGATGAACCAACGTAAGGCAGCCAGATCATAGAgtcccacaaaacacacaccgcTGATGCTGTCTCCCTCCACTTTGTTGAGGGCAAGAAGTACGACAGTAAGTGCACCAGGAAGTCCCCAGGCAGCAGCATGGAACCACACGGCTTTTTTCTCAATGGCCTCACAGCTCCACTTTGGTCCAGCAGCCAAGAACCATGTGATGGTGAGGATAACCCACCACACCATGCCAGCCATGGAGAAGAAATAAAGGAGCATGAAGAGCACTGTGCAGCCTTTACTCCGGGCACCCAAGACAACAGTAGCCTCTCCACCAGACCGGGAGGCCGCCTGGCAGGCTACCTCGTTACCGAGTAGGAAGCCAATGAAGTAGATCAGCGAGACGAAGCTGTAACAGACGGCATAGAAGATGATTGGACGTTCAGGGTAGCGGAAACGTTTGACGTCAATGAGGAAGGTGAGGAAGGTGAACAGCGTTGCGCAGAGACAGATGATGGAACACACACCAATGAAGGTCTTTGTGTATTCGATCTCATGGGGTTTGAAGTACATGTTGAGGCATGGGGGAGCGCAGTCTTGAGCCCCAAGGAAGGTTGATCCTTGGCCAGGTGGAGTCTTAAGTTGCATGGGACACCAGAAACCCAAATCCCTCTCAACTGATGGAGAACTTTTAGGCGTGGTCAGCACCTTCTCGAGTGGAGCAGCAGAACCATCTGGAGTGTAGCCACATGGTTCCAAcctagtgtaaaaaaaaaagttactggtCACAATGAAATTACTGATTAATAACATGTACATATGATTTTCAAAACTCAGTCTGTTGACAAAATGAACTCATCAAGGATTAGGAGAAGTTGTACAAATGTTTCTAGGGGGAgatacacaagaaaaaaaacactgagcaaGCTAAATTAATCCAgcatgaaatttaaaaatttaaataaataaactgataaacaaataaacaggcaCCAGAAGATCCCATAATAACACAACTGGGGCTCTATCTTGTATTTCTAAGAACGAAAACACAAAGAAGAGACTTTCACAAGAGAGCATGAAAT containing:
- the fzd6 gene encoding frizzled-6 — translated: MCLISEMVNPVPLSVLAPSLLWFCLTVLGSGQAHSLFTCEPIMVQWCHSMPYNKTFFPNMLDHYDQDIAAEEMRPFMPLANLKCSPDVLLFLCQAFVPQCTEQNRVVRPCRGLCERVLSDCSKDIRTFGITWPQELQCDRLEPCGYTPDGSAAPLEKVLTTPKSSPSVERDLGFWCPMQLKTPPGQGSTFLGAQDCAPPCLNMYFKPHEIEYTKTFIGVCSIICLCATLFTFLTFLIDVKRFRYPERPIIFYAVCYSFVSLIYFIGFLLGNEVACQAASRSGGEATVVLGARSKGCTVLFMLLYFFSMAGMVWWVILTITWFLAAGPKWSCEAIEKKAVWFHAAAWGLPGALTVVLLALNKVEGDSISGVCFVGLYDLAALRWFILAPLGVGVVVGLSLLLAGIVSLNHVRQVIQHDERNQEKLKKFMIRIGIFSGLYLLPLLTLLGCHLYEQSHRVTWENTWINDRCEEYSIPCLYKRTDFDRPDLSLFLIKYLMTLIAGLSAVFWVSSKKTCSEWAFFFDRTRQKDPISESRRVLQESCEFFLKHNSNIQSKKKHYKPGSHKLKVVSKSMGTSTGAAASTPSNHDNLSANHYAQSQAHSSSEVSRREQLERVGSSRGSRDLNERWSKAGGSSSKISSQSEGRMTSKKSLSSAGHMQLGQQPIQSSHSDSSKSCTPRTVRVAPDQAPGRDSGCSNA